In a genomic window of Candidatus Bathyarchaeota archaeon:
- a CDS encoding phosphate uptake regulator PhoU, translating to MTSQEAEKVYEEQRKLQVTGGSTFILSLPKEWATKNELKRGSSMIVREEEDGSLSIAPSTFPKKEKQDEAFIKTNQNDNPDAIMRTAISAYLNGYNVLHVRAAGQKLLSSKVRNHLKTFARHYLVGTEIVIDTPTDLTLQVLLNYPELTVQNALSRMSIIASSMHKEAMAALRKLDYQSAKAVIETDREVNRFGLYIVRLLKLAVTNQRIVKEIGLTNQKECLGYRLIAKSVERSADHATKIAEDTLLLKEPVSEELLTKIDQLSSLANSMFENAMEALFKHDFNLAESVIEKLGTVHRLEKEAVLSSQTAKIEEVVSLRLIIESVRRTAEYASDISEVVLNLNVENVLG from the coding sequence GTGACCTCCCAAGAAGCAGAAAAAGTATACGAAGAACAAAGAAAACTCCAGGTAACAGGCGGCTCAACCTTCATCTTATCTCTACCCAAAGAATGGGCAACCAAAAACGAACTAAAACGCGGCAGCTCCATGATAGTCCGCGAAGAAGAAGACGGTTCCCTTTCCATAGCACCCTCCACCTTTCCCAAAAAAGAAAAACAAGATGAAGCCTTCATCAAAACCAATCAAAACGATAACCCCGACGCCATCATGCGAACCGCCATATCCGCCTACCTAAACGGCTACAACGTCCTGCACGTCCGTGCAGCGGGCCAAAAACTTCTCTCATCCAAAGTCCGCAATCACCTCAAAACTTTTGCCCGACACTACCTCGTCGGCACCGAAATAGTAATCGACACCCCAACTGACTTAACTCTCCAAGTTCTGCTCAACTACCCTGAACTAACTGTACAGAACGCGTTAAGTCGCATGTCCATCATCGCGTCATCCATGCATAAAGAAGCCATGGCAGCGCTCCGAAAACTCGACTACCAAAGCGCTAAAGCCGTCATAGAAACCGACCGCGAAGTTAACCGCTTCGGCCTCTACATCGTGCGTTTACTCAAACTAGCCGTAACCAACCAACGCATCGTTAAAGAAATCGGGTTAACGAATCAAAAAGAATGTTTAGGGTACCGTCTCATCGCTAAATCAGTGGAACGCTCAGCTGACCACGCCACCAAAATCGCTGAGGACACCTTGCTGCTTAAAGAACCCGTCAGTGAAGAGTTGCTTACGAAAATTGACCAGCTCAGCAGCTTAGCTAACTCGATGTTTGAAAACGCCATGGAAGCCCTCTTCAAACATGACTTCAATTTAGCTGAAAGCGTCATAGAAAAATTAGGTACCGTGCATCGGCTGGAAAAGGAAGCTGTTTTGTCTTCACAAACCGCCAAGATTGAAGAAGTCGTAAGCTTGAGATTAATCATTGAGAGTGTGCGTCGCACCGCGGAGTACGCCAGCGACATCTCTGAAGTGGTGCTTAACCTCAACGTAGAAAACGTTTTGGGCTAA
- the pstS gene encoding phosphate ABC transporter substrate-binding protein PstS codes for MKTSYLVALIAIVIIIGAVVAYTYLATPSTDSSVFINASGATFPQPFLNATITAYSAAHSNVQINYQGGGSGKGVTDFTNKIVDFACSDAALTDSQRAAATDALHIPESIGAITVGYNLPGVDSGLKLSGSVLADIFLGEITKWNDPAIVALNPDLTLPDHSIAVVHRSDGSGTTNWFTRYLSLVSPTWASQVGANTTVQWPIGTGQSGNSAVAGTVTSTEYSIGYIELAYALQNDVTVAALQNPAGNFVLPSLESTTAAAASLPSSGLPSGSESWSNVVILNAPGEQAYPIVNPTFMLVYKDLGVVSGMTMEKATAVVQYIWYVVHDGQQYASGLSYAALPANLVQIDEATLNSITFNGQTIPTH; via the coding sequence ATGAAAACTTCATATTTAGTTGCATTAATTGCAATAGTTATCATAATAGGTGCAGTAGTAGCATACACCTACTTGGCCACCCCCTCAACGGATTCTTCTGTATTCATCAACGCTTCCGGCGCTACATTTCCCCAGCCTTTTCTTAACGCCACCATAACAGCTTACTCCGCCGCACATTCCAACGTTCAAATTAACTATCAAGGCGGAGGAAGCGGAAAAGGCGTAACCGACTTCACAAACAAAATCGTTGACTTCGCCTGCTCAGACGCAGCCCTCACTGATTCTCAACGTGCAGCAGCTACAGATGCCCTTCATATCCCTGAAAGCATCGGCGCAATTACTGTTGGCTATAACCTACCCGGAGTTGATTCTGGCTTAAAATTAAGTGGTAGTGTTCTTGCCGACATCTTTTTGGGAGAAATAACAAAATGGAACGACCCAGCAATCGTGGCTCTTAACCCCGATTTAACGCTACCTGACCATTCGATAGCTGTTGTCCACCGCTCAGATGGTTCCGGAACAACCAACTGGTTCACCCGGTACCTCTCACTGGTAAGCCCCACTTGGGCATCACAAGTCGGCGCTAACACCACTGTCCAATGGCCTATAGGAACAGGTCAAAGCGGAAACTCAGCAGTTGCAGGCACAGTCACATCAACAGAGTACTCCATCGGATACATCGAATTAGCTTATGCCCTCCAAAACGACGTTACCGTTGCAGCTCTACAGAACCCCGCAGGAAACTTCGTTTTACCCAGTCTTGAATCTACAACCGCGGCAGCCGCATCTCTTCCATCAAGCGGATTGCCCTCAGGCAGTGAAAGCTGGTCTAACGTAGTAATCCTCAACGCTCCCGGCGAACAAGCATACCCCATCGTTAACCCAACCTTCATGTTAGTCTACAAAGACCTCGGCGTGGTTTCAGGAATGACCATGGAGAAAGCAACTGCAGTGGTTCAATACATCTGGTACGTTGTTCATGACGGTCAGCAATACGCTTCAGGCTTATCATACGCGGCGCTTCCAGCGAACTTGGTACAAATCGACGAAGCAACACTAAACAGCATAACCTTCAACGGCCAAACCATTCCAACCCACTAA
- the pstC gene encoding phosphate ABC transporter permease subunit PstC: MKVKLTGDNIFKVLAMVIAASAFVILLINAYILITGSSLALGTFRFSFLTGTSWNHVTQDYGVLPYILGTLITSGIALLIGVPLSIGIAIFLVEMAPKFIKVPLSYIVELLAAVPSVIFGLWGLFVLRFFVLNYIETPLNTYLGWIPIFSGTPFGLDFFTAGIILAIMIIPTVASVTREVISAVPNSIREGAYSIGATKWEVIRHWVLSYGRSGIFGAVILGLGRAVGETMAVTMVIGNAVGPAAMPTSLFQPGQTLPSLIANGFFDSQSPLEGSSYIAAGVVLLAISLIINVIAHVMVTRVLKIKGGAVE; the protein is encoded by the coding sequence ATGAAAGTCAAGCTGACAGGCGATAACATATTCAAGGTCTTAGCGATGGTCATCGCCGCCTCGGCATTTGTTATCCTACTAATCAACGCTTATATCCTCATCACTGGATCCTCGCTTGCCTTAGGCACCTTCCGATTTAGTTTCCTGACAGGAACCAGCTGGAACCATGTCACCCAAGACTACGGCGTTCTTCCCTACATCTTAGGCACTCTTATCACCTCAGGCATCGCCCTGCTCATCGGGGTGCCCCTAAGCATAGGAATAGCCATATTCCTCGTGGAAATGGCCCCCAAATTCATCAAAGTCCCCTTATCATACATCGTAGAATTACTTGCAGCGGTGCCCAGCGTTATCTTTGGCCTTTGGGGCTTGTTTGTCCTCCGCTTCTTTGTACTCAACTATATTGAAACTCCGCTCAATACTTACCTCGGTTGGATACCGATTTTCAGCGGTACCCCCTTCGGTTTAGACTTCTTCACCGCAGGCATCATTTTGGCCATCATGATTATCCCAACAGTTGCTTCTGTTACACGCGAAGTCATTTCTGCCGTGCCCAACTCTATTCGTGAAGGCGCTTACAGTATCGGCGCAACTAAATGGGAAGTTATCCGCCACTGGGTCCTTAGTTATGGGCGCTCTGGCATCTTTGGCGCAGTCATTCTTGGTCTGGGGCGAGCAGTCGGGGAAACTATGGCAGTAACCATGGTGATCGGAAATGCTGTCGGTCCCGCCGCCATGCCTACGTCACTTTTCCAGCCTGGTCAAACTTTGCCTTCATTAATCGCTAACGGCTTTTTTGATTCACAATCGCCGCTTGAAGGCTCCTCATACATTGCGGCTGGGGTAGTTTTGCTTGCTATCAGCTTAATCATCAATGTTATAGCTCATGTGATGGTTACTCGGGTACTGAAAATCAAAGGAGGGGCAGTAGAGTAA
- the pstA gene encoding phosphate ABC transporter permease PstA has protein sequence MLDKLLARLKLDNYHFRKFKNKLFYVLCLICVIIAIIPLLSILFEVIVRGAPVINWQFLTANGQQGGIGPAIQGTLILVALTSVIGIPLGVLSGVYLSEFGGNKKYASWMRTANDILTEFPSIIVGITAYSLIVVGLIHMGFSPLAGAVALSFMLIPIVARTTEESLKLVPTSVREASMALGVHRWRTILSVVLPSAKDGLITGTLLAIARIAGETAPILLTILGSSFFFQGLNAPMDALPLRIFLDSRLPSQADQAQAWGAALVLILIVLALNIGVRLVSRGRFGKISISR, from the coding sequence ATGCTGGATAAGTTGCTTGCGCGGCTTAAACTTGACAATTATCATTTCCGCAAATTCAAAAACAAACTATTCTATGTGCTCTGTCTAATCTGCGTTATAATCGCTATTATCCCTCTTTTGAGCATACTCTTTGAGGTCATAGTGCGGGGTGCTCCAGTCATCAACTGGCAGTTCTTAACTGCAAACGGTCAACAAGGCGGCATAGGCCCCGCCATACAAGGCACCCTTATCCTCGTAGCTTTAACCAGCGTCATAGGCATCCCGCTTGGCGTTTTATCTGGCGTTTATCTCTCTGAATTCGGCGGCAACAAGAAGTATGCGTCTTGGATGCGAACAGCCAACGACATCCTAACAGAGTTCCCCTCCATCATTGTGGGCATAACCGCTTACAGCCTAATAGTCGTCGGCTTAATCCACATGGGCTTTTCCCCCCTAGCGGGTGCCGTAGCCCTATCCTTTATGTTAATCCCCATCGTTGCACGAACTACTGAAGAATCGCTCAAACTTGTACCTACCAGCGTTAGAGAAGCCTCCATGGCGCTGGGTGTTCATCGATGGCGAACCATCTTAAGCGTAGTGTTGCCCTCTGCTAAAGATGGCTTAATCACTGGCACTCTGCTCGCTATAGCAAGAATCGCAGGCGAAACCGCACCCATCTTGTTAACGATTTTGGGCAGCAGCTTCTTCTTCCAAGGACTCAACGCGCCCATGGATGCGTTACCGTTAAGAATATTCCTTGACTCACGGCTGCCCTCTCAGGCGGATCAAGCACAAGCGTGGGGTGCCGCGTTAGTGTTGATTTTAATAGTCTTAGCCTTAAACATAGGTGTACGCTTAGTGAGTCGAGGTCGTTTCGGAAAAATTTCAATATCAAGGTGA